The following coding sequences are from one Panicum hallii strain FIL2 chromosome 5, PHallii_v3.1, whole genome shotgun sequence window:
- the LOC112892574 gene encoding prostatic spermine-binding protein-like yields the protein MASSSSASSAISFESESTREATPEYEPIATYEACAPLRWDAEELDFQTWSEDDESLTDGEDLQLLLGRELDEDDEDNISWEGDFFSSKEEVDSSLTEEDSVAGGFLLGGSLEDDDDDDNVETEDNNGFSSDSGGDDGASDGDGSDDDGDASMAPPIKHRRVSGTYWW from the coding sequence atggcttcttcttcctctgcttcctccgccaTTTCCTTCGAGTCTGAGTCCACTCGAGAAGCAACTCCAGAGTATGAACCCATCGCCACCTATGAGGCCTGCGCTCCTCTAcgttgggatgcagaggagttgGACTTCCagacttggtcagaggatgatgaatccctgactgacGGTGAAGATCTCCAGCTTCTCCTCGGCAGAGAGCTGGATGAAGATGACGAGGACAACATATCCTGGGAGGGGGACTTCTTTTCTTCGAAGGAAGAAGTCGATTCCTCATtaaccgaggaggactcggtggcaggaggcttcctgcTTGGCGGGTCGttggaggacgacgacgacgatgacaatgtagaaaccgaagacaacaaCGGCTTCAGCAGCGACAGCGGCGGAGACGATGGTGCCAGCGACGGCGATGGCAGTGACGACGACGGTGATGCCAGCATGGCTCCTCCGATCAAGCACCGCAGAGTCTCaggcacctactggtggtag